CAACATGTTTCTATtgctgaatataaaatattaaaacacatTCTCCTAACGGTCTAATCTTTGTTTCATACAATTGAATATGAGATCAGAGCACAAAGTTCTTGAGTTCGTATTGTGGTTCATCAAAAGTGACaacttaatttctatttttcactGTATCAGTAAGTGCTAGAGTTTTCTATGTTGAAAATGGCATGTGTTAAGTATAATGTGGCTGCTGGAAGATGAAGGAGAATAAAGCAAACCTGCAGCAACTGGGCACAGATTTGCTGAGAAGGAAGGCCACTTGTGACATGCTAAGAAGTGCTTATTGAGTTGAGAAGCAAGTGTGTTTTGGGCTCACATAAATGCTATTCTATTTATTATACTCAAAAGCCACTCATTTGTCCTTTCAGATTAGGCTGTACATGTGCGAATATCTTATTCTGTGtattactttaatttaaaagttttaaaaattgcGAGCAGAATGTTGAGGTATAAACGGGACAGATCTTATGGTGATAGACTCGTTTGGTGTTCTACACTATCGCCATCGCCAAATTTACCGTGCCTCCTATCCTATTCCTATCTTCATGACACAGTAAAATATACGTCTCACAATCCGCCCGCCTAAAAATTCACCTTATGTTTGCACTACGAATCCGCCCCACAAAccaattattttattcaaattaaagttaaatacagttaaatttgtttattaatttaattaaaaccaaagttaagaaaaataaaggtaTCATAAAAGCAACTCTCTCTTAAATCACACTTATTTTAGACAAAAAAAAGGTAATATATTTAAGACGCAAGTAATATTCTAAAAACatagttaaattttgttttattttgtagtttaaatatttattcagggcagatcattttttttctttttttctttttttcactatctCCTGTCCCGAATCCTTTTCGGGTCAGAAAAATACCCTATTTACCATTCCGAATCCATTTATGCCCCTTACTGACCAGTTACCACCCCATTCGGATCGGATTAGGGTGGGAGCTCCACCCGACCCGAGTGATAGAATAGAGTAGTAGCAAATAGGTGAAGTTAATTAAGTTCGTTGGTGAAGGATACAAATGGGCCCAGAAAAATATATTGGCCCATAGGCTTCGCCATGGGCCCACCTGTGTTTAAGCCCATGCTCTTTTAAGCGATCGATCCTCCACGAATCTCAAAGTACGTCAGAGGAACGGAGTGTCTTCGCGAATCTTAAAGAGCTCCTTCACACTGACATGTGGGGCCCAAACGTCATTCATTgtggtatgtatatataaagcTCCTCCTACTCCACGTGGCCCCGCCACCGCCTCTACCCACTCCGATGCTCCTCCGCCCCTTCAAATCCCCTCTCCCCCGACCGatccccctcctctcccctccccactccccttctctctcccctctctctccctctcgctcCGCCATGGCTCCCTCGACCcttcctccccctccctctccctccgccTCTTCCCCTCCCGCACCAAGGGCGCCTCCTTGGTCCTCCCTTCCCTCCCCCTCAAGGTCGCCATTGAAGCCCTCCGCATGGTCCTCGCCTCCGTCTTCGAGCCCCGCCTCGCCACCTACGCCTACGGAGGCCGCGGCCCCGCCATCGGCCGCCACACCGCCGCGCGCTACCTCAAATCCGCCGTGGAGAGCCCCTCCTGGTGGTTCCGCGTCGCCCTCCGCCGCGAGCCCTTTGGCCCTCGCCATGTGCGCCGCCTCTGCGCTGCCATTGCCGAGAAGGTCGACGACCCCGACCTCCTAGCCCTAATTGAGCGCCTCTTCACCTCGGAGGCGCTCGCGATCGAGCTCGGCGGGGCCCAGTTGGCGCGGGGGTTCCCCCAGGAGAGCGGCCTCGCCCCGATCCTCCTCAACATCTACTTCGACGCCGTAGATCGCGAGATTCAGAAGATTCGAGAGGAGGTGCACAAGAGAAACCCTAGGCTTCGATCCCTGCCGAATGAGGAAGATTCTAGGGTTTTCCACCGACCCATTAGGGTTTATGCCGTTAGGTACTTGGATGAGATACTGGTCGTCACCTCGGGATCGAAACTTTTCACCATGAACATCAAAGATAGAATTTTGAAGCTTCTAGAAGGGGAATTGGAGCTTATAATCGACAAATTGGGGACGTCGATCCACAGCGCGGTTTCGGAGAAGATGGAGTTCATGGGGATGGAGCTTCAAGCAGTTCCTCCTTCGGTTCTAAACCCTCCCTTATCCGAAAAAGCCATTAGGGCTAGGAAGAAGTACTTAAAGAGGAAGGCGGCGAAGGCGCAAGAGTTAAAAAATGCCCGCGAGACCAGGAGGAAGAAACTGGGGTTGAAGATACTAAACCACTTGTTCAAGAAGCTCAAGCGCGGGCATGCCGTTGAATGTGGTTTCCGAATCGAAAGTGAGGTTAGAGATATTTTTAGGGGTTGGGCCGAGGATGCGGTGAAAGAATACTTTTCGTCGAAGGAGCATTGCTTTTATTGGCACCGAATGCTCACCAGAGGTGATTTTTTGTCTTTGAATAGAATAAGGGATCAGTTGCCACCGGAGCTGGTTGAATCCTACGACCAGTTTCAAGAAAAGGTCAATAAGTATTTGATGCCTGCATGGGCTAGTAGAGCtttcgaggaagaagaagagagacgagctgaggaggaagaagagaggagataTGCTAAGAGGACCGTCGATGACTTGACGGAGTTAAAGATGAGGGTGAATGCACCTATTGAGCTTGTGAGAAGGGCGGTTAAATTGGCCAAGTTCACTAATTCGATGGGTCGGCCTCGTCCCATCAAGCTACTACTGTGTTTGGATGATTCCGATATCATCAAATGGTATGCGGGAGTGGGGAGGAGGTGGTTGGATTTCTTCTGCTGTTGCAAAAACTTCAAAATGGTTAAGACCGTCGTTAATTACCACTTGAGGTTCTCTTGCTTCTTAACGTTGGCGGAGAAGCACGAGTCGACCAAAAGACAAGCAATTAGCCATTATACGAAGGATTTAAAAGTAATTAACGATAATGGAGAGGCAGAAGTGCACTTCCCGACCGAGAAGGAGATCAAAATGATGGGCGATAAGAATCTTGCGGATCCAAAACCTGTTGATGGCGCTTTGTCCATGATTTTGGTCAGGCTCGCAGTCGACGAGCCTAAGTGCACGTGCTTGGCACATTTCTGTACCAGAAGAGATACCGTGCTCTATCGAGTGCGGCTACTTCAGAACAGATTGAATGTGGACCCCATGAACGAGAAGAAGTGGGTGCCGGGGATGGGTGCGATTCACGAGAGTCTGAATAAGAAGTGCTTTCCGTTGTGCTCGATGCATGCGAGCGATTTGCTCCTCGGCAGAATGTCTCTTCAAGATATCGACTGTACTTCATTCGTGAATGTGGAGGAGAATTCGCTTGTTCCAATCCTCTCATAGCGATCGGAAGTTCATATTCGCCATTTATGTTTGATGCGCAGTTATTTATTCATCAAATCCCTCTTTGATAATACAATTCTTCATTATTTCTCTTTCTGAGGTATTGTTGCTTTGCTCGAGATTCTATACAGTAACTATTACCGATTATTGCCGACTAAAGACGACGATGCCATTCTTGGACAGGGAAACTGCTGAAGGGTTTTCAGATTGTAACATCATATATACTGGTGAGAGAACTAAATCTAGGACTTGGTGTGGACTAAAATCAGGTATATATCCTTTTATTTGCACTGTTAGTTCCAAATTATTAGCTGCTTAGAAATCTAGGTTCCATTGCATTTCAAATATTCGACATTAGAGATTAACAACAACTAGACATACATTTGGACATCATTCGACTTTATTGGGTTAGTAATACAACCAACTTCAAATACATTGGGacatttttgatgaaaaattcgCCCATTATATGTCCATTACTGATCTTTTCTGTGTTAACTAACCATCGCTTAGTTCCTAGTCATAATGCTAATTCAAAAGATAATCCAGTTTTTGCTGCACTTAGAGAGTTGTTTCTGgtgattttcttttattattattattattattttacctaTATTGAACTCTTTGCGCGAAAGAAGAAGGTCGGATTCAGCATCAGAAATGGTGGTGAAGTTTGCAAACTTTGATTTTGAGGTTCTGAGAGTGTCTGTATTGATTTATTGATTATTGTTGATAGTTGATTGATATAGTGACTAAATTTTCATGATCTTTTATTCGTGTATAGCTCTTTGATGGCCTAAATTATGTTACTAGACATATTTGTAATAACCAATGCAAATGATAAGAGAAGTCTACTCTATTATACTTACATCATATCATCAATAACCAATCAATCAGATTCCttcttttgagagaaaagtataataaaaatattttttttaataatcatgaTTGAACGGATGAATCTAAGAAAATAAACTGATTAGTTGATGATGCTACATTAGTGATACTGGTATAACTAGTACATTCTAGACTTTGCACTAAGAacaatttttgcaaatttgtgTATTGCCTTTAAGGCCCTATTTGAGAATGGAGTTTGACATTGATATTTATGaggattttgattaaaaaaatattattttttgaaatgttgaacataatatttaattttaaatatctaatcgCATCAAACTAATGGACTATTTGGAAACTGGCCCATGTGCCTGGTGCAAGAGAAATTCTATACTgtcaccacgtcatcaataaaaagataattatattttttttcttttcaaataaaaatataataaaaatatttttttataattataatggaatatatatttttaaaaatagatatttgattgatttgtgaCGTCGCGTCGTCACCAATGCAATcggtgcattctagaatttttccatgTGCAGGCGCTCTGGATGACGTGGCAACAGGTGACGGACACGCGTCATCTCCGCATTGGTGGAGCGCATTCTCTCCGCGTCTATAAAACGCTCCCTTCCCACGGGAGAGAACCCTAAAAAGCGATGAGTTcctccctcagcctctctccGCCGCTTCCTTCGTAGGTATCCGATTCTGATCtacgatttttctttttttttttctcatccctattcttctaatttattttcaaatttattttcttttttttgttgtttgatctgatttgatttgatttgatttgattttgggagtttgaaaaaaaacaaaaaaacaaatatgTTGTTGCAAAAACGTGGGCtctaaaaaaaagagtcaaacaGCGGGCGCCTAATTGATGGCGATTAATACACCCGACTGCCGCATGGAGcccaaattaaaaattttttttaaaaaaaagccaGCGGAAGATTGCTTGGATATGTTCGATTCTATATCTTCCGATAATTCCAATGCCACAATACCTGGCTACatcatttttttccaaaaaaaaaaatttaagcacaGCATATTTCTGATTATATACATATGTTTATATacagaattatgctactatttacatatatttatatatagaattatgctactatactatcgagttttcaacCGTCGGATAAAAAAATATGCGATTAGGATGAAAATGGTTctttagagttgagtgagtgattaattgaatagtataatctaacggatagaaatgattaaaaattGATCTAATGGTAGTCCGACTgaaatattatcgatagcatcaagcacCGAgctcagctctctctctctctctctctctctctctctctctctctctctatatatatatatatatatatatatatatataagtatttatgtttatttatatttagttatataATGTAATAGAATAATGGCTCTACTTCAGACAACGGGCGCtttgtttgtttattattataaataaacgATGACAAGATGCCTTTTGCATGGAGCCTATACAAAGAATCCATCCCAATGGAATGGTGTGAGGCTGCTACACGATTGGAGGTCGTGCTTATACTCATTTTATAGCCCCCTTCAAATTTAAAGTTGCCACATTCTCtcgttttagtttttttcttttcttttctttcttgtttttggAGCATTTGGTgttgaatttcttttttaaaaaaaaaaaaacttttgtttgATCGGTTTCGGTGTTTGGATTTGCAGGGTTTGATTCAGAGTCCCAAGTTTCTCGGTGGTGATTATGTTGTTAGAAGAAGTGATTAGAAGTAATTGTCAATTTGAGGTTGCATTTTTAAAGTGCGCGCATTAatcaatcacaaaaaaaaaaaattgcatggaAAACTCAGATTTTAAATCTTCAATGCAACATAAAGAATTATAACATGCAAGGCTATaataaaggtttttttttacgCTAACTCCAGGTTAGGAGTGTAACCAACGATACTCAAATTCATGGCCACTAAACAGTTTTGCGAGTGGATCTCACAATTAAGTTAATACGctgtaaatattaaattttttattaaagaagGTGCGCAGATGAATATGAGAATTGGACTCGTAGCAAAACCCTCTCGAAATAACAAGTGATAAAGCTCAAATTAAGCCATTCTTAGTTGTCATTCCACAAATTCCCCCATTCGaattaatgaataaataaataaataatcatcAGCATGATGTGTTTcttcttaccttttttttttttttttttactctctttcTGGCAGATCAGCATTTCAACTTACGTGTCACATCAACACTTCACATTGTAAAATGTATAActaataattgataattaaaactca
This window of the Ananas comosus cultivar F153 linkage group 19, ASM154086v1, whole genome shotgun sequence genome carries:
- the LOC109724798 gene encoding uncharacterized protein LOC109724798, with the translated sequence MKENKANLQQLGTDLLRRKATCDMLRTPPTPRGPATASTHSDAPPPLQIPSPPTDPPPLPSPLPFSLPSLSLSLRHGSLDPSSPSLSLRLFPSRTKGASLVLPSLPLKVAIEALRMVLASVFEPRLATYAYGGRGPAIGRHTAARYLKSAVESPSWWFRVALRREPFGPRHVRRLCAAIAEKVDDPDLLALIERLFTSEALAIELGGAQLARGFPQESGLAPILLNIYFDAVDREIQKIREEVHKRNPRLRSLPNEEDSRVFHRPIRVYAVRYLDEILVVTSGSKLFTMNIKDRILKLLEGELELIIDKLGTSIHSAVSEKMEFMGMELQAVPPSVLNPPLSEKAIRARKKYLKRKAAKAQELKNARETRRKKLGLKILNHLFKKLKRGHAVECGFRIESEVRDIFRGWAEDAVKEYFSSKEHCFYWHRMLTRGDFLSLNRIRDQLPPELVESYDQFQEKVNKYLMPAWASRAFEEEEERRAEEEEERRYAKRTVDDLTELKMRVNAPIELVRRAVKLAKFTNSMGRPRPIKLLLCLDDSDIIKWYAGVGRRWLDFFCCCKNFKMVKTVVNYHLRFSCFLTLAEKHESTKRQAISHYTKDLKVINDNGEAEVHFPTEKEIKMMGDKNLADPKPVDGALSMILVRLAVDEPKCTCLAHFCTRRDTVLYRVRLLQNRLNVDPMNEKKWVPGMGAIHESLNKKCFPLCSMHASDLLLGRMSLQDIDCTSFVNVEENSLVPILS